The DNA region CCCAATATTCCAATCCGTTCCGGGTCGATGCTCCACTCCTGGGCATGGTGTCGCACCAGCCGAATCGCCCGCTGCGCATCGAGCAGCGGATATGGATGCCGGTATGGCGCGACCCGGTATTGAACGACAAAAGCGGATAAGCCGATCGAATTCAGCCACAGGGCGACAGGCTCCCCTTCATGATCGGCCCGTCCCTGATAGCCTCCGCCCGGCAGGACAATCACGGCTCCTCCAGGATTATTCCTTTCCAGCAAGTATGGCTTCATATAAGGTTCAAACCGTTCCTCCGCCGACTCGTAACCCGGTGTTTCCACTTCCCACAGCTTCATGATGGATGTCCCCTTTCAGCCTTCCATGTTTAGTATACAAATCGTTTAACTGCATGCATGCAATGCTTGGACCGACTTCAAATCCGAGGAGCTGTTGATTTCCCGAGAAGATCGGTTCGCAGCGGGGTGAATGTGTCTAGCAGCGCCGACGGCTCCAGCGCGATAACACCATGCTCCACGCCGCCCGGAATCACAATGGCCTCTCCCTGACGGATGATGAAAGACTCCCCGCCGATGCGGAATTCCATCCGCCCCTGGAGACAATAGCTCATCTGCTCATGCGGATGGCTGTGCAGGGCACCTTCGGCTCCCTTCTCAAAATGAACCTCCATCATCATCAGCTCCTTCCCGGGCTGAAACACTTTCCGTTTCACGCCGGGCTCGGCCTGCTCCCAGCTGCCGATGACCGCCATGGATCATTCCTCCTTTCGGGTCGTAATGGATACAATTTCAAAGCGCTCAGGAGATGAGCAGCCCTGTCACCCGAACAACACTAGACTGCACAACATTTATTCGCCGTCGCGTTTTCCTGTTATTGAACGCTCGCCGCTTCGGACCGCTCATTTCACTGCATGCAGCACCGTACCTATTTCGGCAGGGAAAGCCTGAATTCCTATGACGAAAACAACAATTTTTCCGGATCGGATCCCATCTCGAACGTCTCCCTCCTGCCCTGTTTCTCACACCCGTTTTCTGCCATACATCCGGTCACTGCCTCCCAGACGATGCGCCCCAATTCCCCTCTAATAACCAAAGACTTCAACATCCATCGCCTTGCCCGTCACAGATCTCGATTGCGCTGGCCGGATACGGTGATCCGCATCGCTGGAAATACCGGCGACGCAAGCCAGCCGATAAGAAGCTGCAGCAGCGCGATGGCCATCAGCATCCAGGCAATCGGGCTGTCCGTCAGGGAACCGGGAATCAGCATGTATATGGCGACTCCGGTTCCGCTACCGCTTGGAAGACGGTGATATTTCCGCTTCTCCTCGAGCGAGCGGATCAAGCTTCGAATCTCGGATTCCGGTATGCCGTCAAGCTCAAACTTCAGCTCCAGCCAATCGGTCCGCTCATCGATGTCCACTTTCAATTTCGGCGCAGCATGCTCCCGGAATATTCGCTCCTTCACGGCTGACGTGGCATATACCGTAAGCAGCTTCTCCAGCTCGGGAACGATATGGTGCAGAAAATCAAATTCCGCATCCTCGTCGTTCATATAGTATCCGCCGTCCGTTTTGGCGAAATCGGCCTCCTCCATGAGGCGCAGGATCTGCTGTTCCCGTTCTCCGTCCCGGACGAGAATGGCACCGCGTCCGGCGTTGGTGAATATTTCACGCAGCACGACTGACTCCACCTTGAAATGCTCCTTCAGCGGGAGTTCCCCGCTCAGCTTGTAATAATGCGAGGTATAGGCGTTGTTTTGCAGCGGCTTTACGAGCGAGAACACCGCCATAAATAGGATGACCGTCCACAGCTGCACGCCCATGAACAAGGGGATGACGCCCGCGATGAACCCGATCGCGGCCGCGGCCAGGTAGAAATGGTTCCATTCGGCCCTGCCCCATCTGGCGAGCACCAGACCGGACAGCATCGTCACCCCCAGAAACGCCACGTTCATATAGTTGACGAAGGATTCCTTGGGAACGGCTTGAAACAGCAGAATCGCCGGAATATAGCCAAGAATGCCCTGCGGAAGGCCGAACAGAAACCAGCCCGCCAGTGACCGGCCGAATGCCGGATATTTGCGCATGATCCTGAAGGCGTATTTGAGATAATAGGTCTTATGATGGGTCGCTCGCTTCTTCATTCTAAAGCTGTTTACCGATGCATAGACAAACATGGCGAAAGCAAGCAGGTATACGAACGCGTAACCCTGCATTCCCCCGGACCATTCCACCAGAGCGCCGGCTGCGGCCGGACCGGCAAGCATGGACAGGTTGGTAATCGTCAGATTGACCCCGAGGTAGCGATGGCGGTTGTCATGATCGGTTACATCATTGATTAGCGTAAAATGACCCAGCCAGTAAAAGGCAGTCGATATTCCTTTTAATAGGGCAAACCCGACATAATAATCGGCCATCCGTTCGCCCGCGATCAGAATGCCAAGATAGAACAAGGCTGTCAATCCGATTCCGAGCCGATATGCCAGCAGCCGATCTTTCAGCTTGGCCAGCTTGCCAATATATACGGAAGCTGCCGGGGCGGCAGCGAGCGTAATCAGATTAAACATGCCGTTTACCCATAGATCATTCGTGAGCCGCCACAAATACAGGTTGACGAGAATCGCCGCAAGGGCATTGCCGAATTGATAAATGCCATGATTGAATAGAGTAACGCCCGCTTCCCTTGAAAGGCGTCTTCGTTCGCTGCCCGGCCGAGCGCTTCCCTGCTACCGTGTCCTATTCATCCGCTGCAATTCGATGGAATCGGGGACTAAATGTCGCTGCCTGAAGCGGAGAGGCAGGAAGCCCGCCGAGCTCGCGGAGCGTGTAGCGGATCAGGATGGCCTGGGTACCCGCATTCATATCTCCTTCGGCCTCTCCCCGGCCGAGGGGGACCGGAACCGGCATGTCCGGGTAGCTCTCCCCCGGCTTGACCTGGGCGACGTTCGGTGCCGGCGGCGAGTGATGCAGCTCTCGAGAGAAGCCGCCGTCCGCACGTTTGAGCCTCGCCATATTCCACAGCGTAATTTCCGCGATTTCCACCATTTCATCCTCGGGAATATCCATGTTCATCGATGACAGAAGACTGATTGGATTGCGGATATAGCACATATCCTCCGCCCTTTCGGTTCGCAGAATATGCAGCAGCGAGCGGTATAATTCCGGGACGCGCGGCAGCGGGATCCGAAACCGGTTATAAAACGTCAACAGCTTAAACGTGCCGGATATGCGGACATAGGGCGCGCCTTCGCCCCATAAGCCTGTATCCGGATCCTGAATTTCGGCAAAATACGATAACGCCTCTTGGAGACACGTCTCCCGCTTCTCCGAAGGCATTTGCAGCAGGTACGGCGCCGAGTTGCACAGCCTGTCGCACCCGCGCCAGCTGTTCACCAGACTGATTGAGCGCAGCCACTCGCGATATGCGGTCGGGCTGCGGCAATAATCCGGTGCCGCCTCTTCGGAGCCCCCCGCTCCGGGCAGCGGATAGATCGGGGCTGCACCGAGCTTACGGAGGGAGCCGATGCTGTAGCCGAGCGCACGTCCTACCATGACCTCATCTCGTCTCATATCCGGATTCGCATCATAGAAATAGCCCGTAACGGGATCCTGCTTCGACTGAAAGAATTGAATCATGCGCCCCCTCACGTCCTCTGTCAAACCCGCTGTAAGGCCGCAGCGTTCGATAATGCCAAGCGCCTGAGCCGTCGATTCGATGTCCGGGGTGAACCCGGGCGAGTTCCGGGAGCTCCGGGCATAATAAAAGCCGCCCGACTCGGGATCATATTGTCCCTCAAGCCATTCGAAGAAGCCTTCGAAGAGCCCGTCCCCGCTCTCTAAAATGTCCTGTAACCGCTGCATGCCGCCACCTCCTCCCCTCATTGTCCGGCTGTCCATGCTTCTGCTTCATACGAAAAGTTTCGAAAGATTGCCTTGCCGGCC from Paenibacillus ihbetae includes:
- a CDS encoding cupin domain-containing protein translates to MAVIGSWEQAEPGVKRKVFQPGKELMMMEVHFEKGAEGALHSHPHEQMSYCLQGRMEFRIGGESFIIRQGEAIVIPGGVEHGVIALEPSALLDTFTPLRTDLLGKSTAPRI